Below is a window of Variovorax sp. TBS-050B DNA.
CGGCGCCGAGCGCGTGATTCCGGGCGGCCTCGGGCTCATGGCCGCGGCCTTCCTGCTGATGGCCGCGGGCAATGCGCGCGGCAGCGACGCAGCGGTGATCGCCGCCTGCCTCGCGGCCGGCATCGGCCTCGGCCTCACGAACTCGCCGGTCACCAACACCAGCACGGGCTCGGTGTCGGCCGCGCGCGCGGGCATGGCTTCGGGCATCGACTTCAGCGCGCGGCTGATCACGCTGGCCTTCAACATCGCGCTGATGGGCTTCGTGCTCGTGAGCGGCATCGCGCGCCGGCTCGGCGACGCCACGCCCGGTGCCGATGCAGCGGCGCTGCTGCAGTTCGCGCAGGACGTGGCCGCGGGCAAGCTGCACGCGCTGCCGGCCGCGGGCGCCTCGGCCATCGCGCAGACCGCGCTGCGCCAGGGCTTCGGCGACGTGATGCTCTATGCGGGCATCGGCGTGGGCGTGCTCGCGCTCGCGAGCGGCGCCTTCTTCAGGCGCGGCCGGCGCTCAGTGCGCCTTGTCCCAGTTGGGGCCGATGCCGATCTCGGCCAGTAGCGGCACCTTCAACTCGGCCACGCCGGCCATCAGGCGCGGGATCTCGGTGCGCACCCATTCGATCTCGGCCTCGGGCACTTCGAACACCAGTTCGTCGTGCACCTGCATGATCATCTTGGTGGCGCGCTTTTCGGCGTCGAGCACGTCCTGCACCTTGACCATGCTGAGCTTGATCAGGTCGGCCGCGGTGCCCTGCATCGGCGCGTTGATGGCCGCGCGCTCGGCGCCGCCGCGGCGCGGGCCGTTGGGCGAGTTGATCTCGGGCAGGTAGAGCCGGCGGCCGAACACGGTCTCGACGTAGCCGTTCTCCTTGGCGATCGCCTTGGTCTCGTCCATGTAGGCCTTCACGCCCGGGTAGCGCGCGAAGTAGCGCTCGATGTACGAAGCCGCGGCCTTGGTCTCGATGCCGAGGTTGCGCGCCAGGCCGAAGCTGCTCATGCCGTAGATCAGGCCGAAGTTGATCACCTTGGCATAGCGCCGCTGCTCGCTCGACACCTGGTCGGGCGTGGAGCCGAACACCTCCGCGGCGGTGGCGCGGTGCACGTCGATGCCTTCGCGGAAGGCGCGCAGAAGCGACTCGTCGCCGCTGATGTGGGCCATGATGCGCAGCTCGATCTGCGAGTAGTCGGCGCTCGCGATCACGCAGCCGGGCGGCGCGACGAAGGCCTCGCGGACGCGGCGGCCTTCGGGCGTCCGGATCGGGATGTTCTGCAGGTTCGGATCGTTGCTCGACAGCCGCCCGGTGACCGCCACCGCCTGCGCATAGTGCGTGTGGACGCGGCCGGTGCGCGGGTTCGCGAGCTGGCCGAGCTTGTCGGTGTAGGTGCCCTTGAGCTTCGAGAGGCCGCGGTGCTCGAGGATCTTGGCCGGGAGTGGAAAGTCCTCGGCCAGCTTCTCGAGCACTTCCTCGTCGGTGCTCGGCGCGCCGCTCGGCGTCTTCTTGATCACCGGCAGGCCGAGCTTGGTGAAGAACACCTCGCCGATCTGCTTGGGCGAGCCGAGGTTGAAGGGCTGGCCCGCGAGTTCGTAGGCCTCCTGCTCCAGCGCCATGATGCGCGTGCCGAGCTCGTGGCTCTGCGCCGCGAGCGTGGGCGCGTCGATCAGCACGCCGTTGCGCTCGACGCGGTAGAGCGCCTCGCTCGAATCCATCTCGAGCTGGTAGATGAAGCGCAGCTTCTCGTCGCGCTCGATCTGCGGCCACAGCGCGCGGTGCACGTCGAGCGTCTGGTCGCTGTCCTCGCACGAGTACTCGGCGGCCTTGGCGATCTCGACCTGGCTGAACGGGATCTGGTGCGCGCCCTTGCCGCAGATGTCCTCGTACGAGATGCCGCTGCGCCCGAGATGGCGCTCCGCGAGGCTCGCGAGGCCGTGCGGCCGGTGCGCCTCGAGCACGTAGCTCTGCAGCATGGTGTCGTGCGCGTAGCCCTGCACCTCGATGCCGTGGTTGGCGAACACGTGGCGGTCGTACTTGATGTGCTGGCCGAGCTTCTTCTTCTCGGGGTTCTCGAGCCAGGGCCGCAGCTTCGCGAGCACCTCGTCGAACGGCAGCTGCGCGGGCACGTCGGGATAGTTGTGGGCGAGCGGCACGTAGGCCGCCTCGCCGGGCTCGACGCTGAAGCTCAGGCCCACGATCTGCGCCACCATCTCGTCGAGCGAGGTGGTCTCGGTGTCGATGGCCGCGAGCTCGGCGGCCTCCAGCTTCGCGAGCCAGGCGTCGAACTGCGCCCAGGTCGTGACCGTCTCGTAGCGCAGGTTGCTCGCGGGCGAGGCGGCCTCGATGGCGCCGAGGTTGGTCGATTCGTCGAACAGGCCCGCCTGGTCGCTGCTCGCGGCACCGCCGCGCGCGGCCTGCTTCTGCAGGTTTTCCTCGATCAGCTCGGGCGGCACTTCCATCGCCTCGAGCGACTTGACCAGGCTCTTGAAGCCGTACTTCTCGTAGAAGGGCTTGAGCTCGGCCGTCTGCGGCGCGCCCACGGGCAGGCCTTCGAGCGAAGGCAGGCCCGTCACGTGGCCGTCGAGGTCGCAGTCGGTGCGGATGGTCACGAGCTGGCGCGAGAGCGGCAGGCGGTCGAGCGCCTGGCGCAGGTTCTCGCCGGCGGCGCCCTTGACCTCGGCGGCGCGCGCGATCAGCGCGTCGAGCGAGCCGTATTCGAGCAGCCACTTGGCCGCGGTCTTCGGGCCCACCTTGTCGACGCCCGGCACGTTGTCGACCGAATCGCCCACCAGCGTCTGGTAGTCGATCATCAGCTGCGGCGGCACGCCGAACTCGGCCGTCACGCCGGCCACGTCGCGCTTCTTGCCGTTCATGGTGTCGATGATCGTGATGTGCTCGTCCACGAGCTGGCTCAGGTCCTTGTCGCCGCTGGAGACGATCACTTCCACGCCCTGCGCCGCGGCCGTCTTGGCGAGGGTGCCGATCACGTCGTCGGCCTCGATGTCGGGCACGCAGAGCACGGGCCAGCCCATGAGCTTGACCACCTCGTGGATCGGCTCGATCTGGCTGCGCAGGTCGTCGGGCATCGGCGAGCGGTTGGCCTTGTACGCGGGGTACAGGTCGTCGCGGAAGGTCTTGCCGGGTGCGTCGAACACGCAGGCCGCATAGTCGGCGCGGACTTCGCGGCGCAGCGCCGTCATCATGTTGATCATGCCCCGGATCGCGCCGGTCGCCGGGCTCTTGGGATCGCCCGGCACGGCCCGCAGGTCGGGCATGGCGTGGAAGGCGCGGTAGAGGTAGCTCGAGCCATCGACGAGCAGCAGCGTTTTCTTGTCGGTCATCCGGCCATTTTGCCGTGCCGGCACGGCGCCCCGAACCACGGCGGCGTACGCCGCCAGCCGACAGCCCCGAACCGGCCGCCCGCCTACAATCTGCGCATGCCTAGCTCCACACTCCTGGTCGCCCGCCGCATCCTGCTGGCGCTGGCCTTCGCCACCCCCGTTGCCGCCGTCCAGGCGCAGCAGCCCGCGCCCGCCGCGCCGCCGGCCGAGCCGCAGCAGCAACAGGCGCAGCCCGAGGGGCGACGCAACCAGAAGATCGAGCACATCCACACCGAGGACAGCGGCGCCTCGGTCGACGAGGTCCGCTACGGCGGGCGCACGCAGAGCATCAACGTGAAGCCGAAATCCAACATGCCGGGTTACGAAGTGCTGCCGAACGATGCGGGCTCGACGCGCGGTTCGTCCAACGATTCGAACGGCAACGGCGCGCGCGTCTGGAACGTGCTCAAGTTCTGACCGTGGCGCCCTCGCCGTCTTCTCCGCCCCCCGCATCTCCGGCTCCTCGCTGAGCGTCCTTCCATGGCAGTCTTTACCGAAGTCGAATTCGGCGAGGCCGACGCGCTCGTGCAGCGCCTCGGCCTGGGCCCCCTGCGCGAACTGCGCGGCATCGAGGGCGGCATCGAGAACACCAACTACTTCGCGACCACCGAGACCGGCGAGTTCGTGCTGACGCTGTTCGAGCGCCTGAGCGCCGCGCAGCTGCCCTACTACCTCTGCCTGATGAAGCACCTGGCCGAGCGCGGCCTGCCGGTGCCGGAGCCGGTGCCCGACCCGGACATCGCGCCGCCTTCGGGCCATCCGCTCACCATTCCCGCCCAGGCGCCGTGCGAGCTGCTGCTGCAGGTGGCGGGCAAGCCGGCGGCGCTGGTGCAGCGGCTCTCGGGCCGCAGCGAACTGGCCCCGGGCGCGGCGCATTGCACCGAACTGGGCGCGATGCTCGCGCGCATGCACCTCGCGGCGCGCGACTTTCCGCGCATCCAGCCCAACCTGCGCGGCCTCGCATGGTGGAACGAGACCGTGCCGGTGGTGCTGCCCTGCATCGACGAAGCCCAGGCCGCGCTGCTGCGCGCCGAGCTGGCCTACCAGAACCACGTCGCCGGGTCCTCGGCCTATGCGGCGCTGCCGCGCGGCCCGGTGCATGCCGACATGTTCCGCGACAACGTGATGTTCGCCACCGGCGCCGAGGCCGGCACCGCGCCGCGCCTGACAGGCGTGTTCGACTTCTACTTCGCGGGCACCGACACCTGGCTGTTCGACCTGGCCGTGTGCCTGAACGACTGGGCCATCGACCTCCCGACCGGCCGGCACGACGCCGGGCGCGCCGAGGCGCTGCTCGCGGCCTACGAGACCGTGCGCCCGCTGAACGCGGCCGAGCGCGCGCTGCTGCCCGCCATGCTGCGCGCGGCGGCCCTGCGCTTCTGGATCTCGCGCCTGTGGGACTTCCATCTGCCGCGCGAGGCCAGCATGCTCAAGCCGCACGACCCGGCGCACTTCGAGCGCGTGCTGCGCGAGCGCGCCGCCCACCCGCACGCGATGGCGCCGGCGCTCGAGCCGATCGCCGCCTGAGCCTCCAAAGATGAAACTCCACCTCGTGCCGGCGCGAACCGGCGCCGAATGGGTCCGCCTCGGGCTCAAGACCTTCTGGCGGCAGCCGCTCGCCTTCATCTCGCTGTTCTTCCTGCTGATGGCGCTGATCTCGACGATGTCGCTGCTGCCGCTCGTCGGCAGCGTGCTGGCGCCGATCCTGCTGCCCTTCCTGACGCTGGGCATGATGGTCGCGAGCTCGGTGGCGCACGGCGACAACGCCGCGCAGTCCGGCACCGCCGGCCATGCACAGCGGCCCATCGGCTCGGCGATGTTCGTCGCCGTGGCCGAGGCGATGCGCGCCGAGTGGCGCTCGCTGGTCAAGCTGGGCGTGATCTCGGCCGTGTACTTCGCGCTCGCGGTGCTGCTCACCAGCTTCTTCGACGGCGGCCAGCTCGCGCGCGCCTACCTGCTCGACCAGGCGCCCACGCCCGAGGTGATGGCGAGCAGCGACTTCCAGCTCGCACGCATGTTCCTCATGCTGCTGAACCTGCCGCTGTCGCTCGCCATGTGGCATGCGCCCGCGCTGGTGCACTGGCACCGCGTGGAGCCGGTGAAGAGCATCTTCTTCAGCATCGTGGCGCTGTTCCGCAATTTCGGCGCCTATGCGCTGTTCGGCCTCGCGTGGTTCGGCGTGTTCCTGCTCGCGGGCATCGCGATGAGCCTGGTGGCGACCGTGCTGATCGGCGTGGGCGCCGCGGCCGGTGCCGGCGCCCTGCTCGCGAACGTGCTGATCGTGGGTTCGGCGCTGGTGCTCGCGGCGATGTCGCTGAGCTCCACCTGGTTCACCTTCCGCGACAGCTTCGATCCGAACTGACGCCGCCGGCGGCGCGGCGGCGCGCCGGTCAGCCGCGCGCGCGGTCCTTGCGCAGGCTCGCGAACAGCGACCAGACCATCCCCGCCAGCAGCAGCAGCGCGACGCACAGCGCGCCCCAGACCCACCAGTCGCGCGCCGGATGCGGCTCGAGCGGCACCGGCAGCTGTGCGGCCGCCGCAGCGGCCACGTCGACGACGTCCGCCACCGGTGCCGGCACCTGCGTGGCCGCCTGCACGGCGGCCGCACAGAAGCCGGCCGCGGCAAGCGCCACGGTCCAGCGGAGAGACAGGGGGCGCGACGGCCTCGCACCATGCTTCATGCGGCACCTCCTTCAGGCAGATGCCGCATCTTTCCCGATTTCACGCGCGCCGGGTGGCGCGGACGCGAAATAACCTTCCCGCGCCAGGGCGGGAGCCGCCGCAGTTGAACTATTGGCCTAACCGCGGCGTTTCGCCGCCGCCACGCTCAGACCGGCGTGAGCTTTGCGACCGACAGCGCGAGCCATTTCACGCCATGGCGCGTGAACTTGACCTGCGCACGCGCGTCGTCGCCCGTGCCTTCGAGCGAGAGCACCGTGCCCTCGCCGAACTTGTTGTGGAACACCTGCATGCCGGAGCGCAGGCCGTGCGAAGGCGCGGTCTTCTGCGGCGGCACCGGCGGGCTCGCGAAGGTCTCCCGGCCGCTGCTGCTGCTGCCATAGCCGCCACTGCCGCCGCGCGTGCTGCCGTAGCCCCCGCCGTAGCCGAAGGCCGAGGGCGTGAAGCCCTGGTTCCTGGGCGTGAGCCACTTGAGCGCGCCTTCGGGCAGTTCGTCGAAGAAGCGGCTCTTGACGTTGTAGCGCGTCTGGCCGTGCAGCATGCGGGTCTGCGAATGGCTCAGGTACAGGCGCTTGCGCGCGCGCGTGATCGCCACGTACATCAGGCGGCGTTCTTCCTCGAGGCTCTCGAAATCGCTCATCGAGTTCTCGTGCGGGAACAGGCCCTCCTCCATGCCGGTGATGAAGACGCAGTCGAATTCGAGGCCCTTGGCGGCATGCACCGTCATGAGCTGGACGGCGTCCTGTCCGGCCTGCGCCTGGTTGTCGCCCGATTCGAGCGCGGCATGCGTGAGAAAGGCCGCGAGCGGGCTCAGGGTCTCGCCGGTCTCGGCGTCGGGCGCGAGCGCCTCGTCGAGCACCGGGCGGTTGGGATCGAGCCCCTGGCTCGCGGGCGACTGGCGCAGTTCGTCCACCGGCAGCGCGACCGCGTCGCGGCCGAAGCCCTCCTGCGTGACGAAGCTCTCGGCCGCATTCACGAGTTCTTCCAGGTTCTCGATGCGGTCGGCGCCTTCGCGGTCGGCCTTGTAGTGCTCGATCAGGCCGCTGTGGTCGAGCACCAGCTCGATGATCTCGCGCAGGCTGATGCCCTGGGTCTGCTCGCGCAGCACGTCGATCTTGGCAACGAAGGCCGTGAGGTTCGAACCCGCCTTGCCGCCCACCGCATGCACCGCGTCGTGCAGCGATCGGCCGGCCGTGCGCGCAGCGTCCTGCAACTGCTCGAGCGTGCGCGCGCCGATGCCGCGCGGCGGGAAGTTGACCACGCGCAAAAAGCTCGTGTCGTCGTCCTTGTTCTCGAGCAGGGCGCAGGTAGGCCAGC
It encodes the following:
- a CDS encoding BPSS1780 family membrane protein, producing the protein MKLHLVPARTGAEWVRLGLKTFWRQPLAFISLFFLLMALISTMSLLPLVGSVLAPILLPFLTLGMMVASSVAHGDNAAQSGTAGHAQRPIGSAMFVAVAEAMRAEWRSLVKLGVISAVYFALAVLLTSFFDGGQLARAYLLDQAPTPEVMASSDFQLARMFLMLLNLPLSLAMWHAPALVHWHRVEPVKSIFFSIVALFRNFGAYALFGLAWFGVFLLAGIAMSLVATVLIGVGAAAGAGALLANVLIVGSALVLAAMSLSSTWFTFRDSFDPN
- the polA gene encoding DNA polymerase I, whose protein sequence is MTDKKTLLLVDGSSYLYRAFHAMPDLRAVPGDPKSPATGAIRGMINMMTALRREVRADYAACVFDAPGKTFRDDLYPAYKANRSPMPDDLRSQIEPIHEVVKLMGWPVLCVPDIEADDVIGTLAKTAAAQGVEVIVSSGDKDLSQLVDEHITIIDTMNGKKRDVAGVTAEFGVPPQLMIDYQTLVGDSVDNVPGVDKVGPKTAAKWLLEYGSLDALIARAAEVKGAAGENLRQALDRLPLSRQLVTIRTDCDLDGHVTGLPSLEGLPVGAPQTAELKPFYEKYGFKSLVKSLEAMEVPPELIEENLQKQAARGGAASSDQAGLFDESTNLGAIEAASPASNLRYETVTTWAQFDAWLAKLEAAELAAIDTETTSLDEMVAQIVGLSFSVEPGEAAYVPLAHNYPDVPAQLPFDEVLAKLRPWLENPEKKKLGQHIKYDRHVFANHGIEVQGYAHDTMLQSYVLEAHRPHGLASLAERHLGRSGISYEDICGKGAHQIPFSQVEIAKAAEYSCEDSDQTLDVHRALWPQIERDEKLRFIYQLEMDSSEALYRVERNGVLIDAPTLAAQSHELGTRIMALEQEAYELAGQPFNLGSPKQIGEVFFTKLGLPVIKKTPSGAPSTDEEVLEKLAEDFPLPAKILEHRGLSKLKGTYTDKLGQLANPRTGRVHTHYAQAVAVTGRLSSNDPNLQNIPIRTPEGRRVREAFVAPPGCVIASADYSQIELRIMAHISGDESLLRAFREGIDVHRATAAEVFGSTPDQVSSEQRRYAKVINFGLIYGMSSFGLARNLGIETKAAASYIERYFARYPGVKAYMDETKAIAKENGYVETVFGRRLYLPEINSPNGPRRGGAERAAINAPMQGTAADLIKLSMVKVQDVLDAEKRATKMIMQVHDELVFEVPEAEIEWVRTEIPRLMAGVAELKVPLLAEIGIGPNWDKAH
- a CDS encoding homoserine kinase yields the protein MAVFTEVEFGEADALVQRLGLGPLRELRGIEGGIENTNYFATTETGEFVLTLFERLSAAQLPYYLCLMKHLAERGLPVPEPVPDPDIAPPSGHPLTIPAQAPCELLLQVAGKPAALVQRLSGRSELAPGAAHCTELGAMLARMHLAARDFPRIQPNLRGLAWWNETVPVVLPCIDEAQAALLRAELAYQNHVAGSSAYAALPRGPVHADMFRDNVMFATGAEAGTAPRLTGVFDFYFAGTDTWLFDLAVCLNDWAIDLPTGRHDAGRAEALLAAYETVRPLNAAERALLPAMLRAAALRFWISRLWDFHLPREASMLKPHDPAHFERVLRERAAHPHAMAPALEPIAA